A genomic region of Runella rosea contains the following coding sequences:
- the hemB gene encoding porphobilinogen synthase — protein sequence MNYPIIRRPRRNRQSEAIRALVQETAVSVNDLIYPMFIMEGQGIKSEVKSMPGIYRYSLDTLLEELKEVTDLGIKCIDLFPNYSEDKKDTFATESYREGTFYLDALKAVKDNFPELALMTDVAMDPYSSDGHDGLVKNGKILNDETLDILAKMAVAQARAGADILGPSDMMDGRVGYIRQALDAEGFTDVSIMSYSVKFASAFYGPFRDALDSAPRFGDKKTYQMNPANVREALIEAALDYEEGADFLMVKPALAYLDVIKTLNQNFDLPIAAYNVSGEYAMIKAAAQNGWLDGNRAMLETLLSIRRAGAKIILTYFAKEFALLQA from the coding sequence ATGAATTACCCCATCATTCGCCGTCCGCGTCGCAATCGACAGTCGGAGGCCATTCGAGCCTTAGTACAAGAAACGGCCGTATCGGTCAATGACCTCATTTATCCTATGTTTATTATGGAGGGTCAAGGCATTAAGAGTGAAGTCAAATCAATGCCAGGTATTTATCGATACTCCCTCGATACGTTGTTGGAAGAACTCAAAGAAGTAACGGATTTGGGTATCAAATGCATTGATTTATTTCCCAATTACTCAGAAGACAAAAAAGACACTTTTGCGACCGAAAGCTACCGCGAAGGCACCTTTTATCTGGACGCTCTGAAGGCGGTAAAAGACAATTTCCCCGAGTTGGCCTTGATGACCGACGTGGCGATGGACCCATACAGCAGCGACGGGCATGATGGCTTGGTTAAAAATGGAAAAATCCTTAACGACGAAACCCTCGATATTCTCGCAAAAATGGCTGTGGCGCAAGCCCGCGCTGGCGCTGACATTCTCGGTCCGAGCGATATGATGGACGGGCGCGTTGGGTATATCCGTCAGGCATTGGATGCAGAAGGTTTTACCGACGTCAGCATTATGTCGTATTCGGTCAAATTTGCCAGTGCTTTTTACGGCCCTTTCCGCGACGCGCTCGACTCCGCACCGCGTTTTGGCGACAAAAAAACCTATCAGATGAACCCCGCCAACGTACGCGAAGCTCTAATCGAAGCAGCACTTGATTACGAAGAAGGTGCTGATTTTCTGATGGTTAAACCCGCATTGGCGTATTTGGATGTTATCAAAACCTTAAATCAGAATTTTGATTTGCCCATTGCTGCCTATAATGTATCTGGAGAGTATGCCATGATTAAAGCAGCGGCCCAAAACGGATGGTTGGACGGCAACCGCGCCATGCTCGAAACTCTACTATCTATTCGTCGAGCGGGAGCCAAAATTATCCTGACGTATTTTGCCAAAGAATTTGCCCTTTTGCAAGCGTAA
- a CDS encoding fasciclin domain-containing protein: MKKLIGVFLLAGFLAAGCRQDEPQPKSISDILLEQDDLGMLRAAITHAGLQDAFKTSTVTLFAPTDEGFKAAGFADASAITALPAEQVRALITNHVITSNYPSTSMSLGTHNPVSMMSKSRLYLTYNDGIAYLNQARASKLDLNATNGVVHVINGLVRIPQQTIGQLLKNTPEFSLFRAALLKAVASEARLRIFTDSTGANPIDPSYTLFVPTNQAMEAAGLNLARINSSAVSSAALANLVSYHIALSRYFSPTLPSGSLPMFNAVYVTRIVKSATGIKIADELTAAPATTANVVRADITATNGVIFAIDHVLYTKP, from the coding sequence ATGAAAAAACTCATTGGTGTTTTTTTACTCGCAGGGTTTTTAGCAGCGGGCTGTCGTCAGGATGAGCCACAACCCAAAAGCATTTCAGATATTTTACTCGAACAGGACGACCTCGGAATGCTGCGCGCGGCAATTACCCACGCAGGCTTGCAGGATGCCTTCAAAACCAGTACTGTAACGCTTTTTGCGCCGACCGATGAGGGTTTCAAAGCGGCGGGGTTTGCCGATGCTTCCGCTATTACAGCCTTACCCGCCGAGCAAGTCAGGGCGTTGATTACGAACCATGTCATTACTTCCAACTACCCATCGACAAGCATGTCGCTTGGCACGCACAATCCCGTTAGCATGATGTCAAAATCCAGACTTTATCTAACGTACAACGATGGAATTGCGTACTTGAATCAGGCGCGAGCCAGCAAATTGGATTTGAATGCCACAAACGGCGTTGTTCACGTAATCAACGGTCTCGTCCGGATTCCTCAACAGACCATAGGCCAACTCCTAAAAAATACGCCTGAATTCAGTCTGTTCCGGGCGGCACTCTTAAAAGCCGTAGCCAGCGAAGCTCGTTTGAGAATCTTTACTGATTCTACAGGCGCTAACCCCATTGATCCTTCCTACACGTTATTCGTGCCCACCAATCAAGCTATGGAAGCTGCTGGACTCAATTTAGCAAGAATCAATTCATCGGCAGTTTCTTCCGCTGCTTTGGCCAATTTAGTCTCATATCACATTGCATTGAGTCGGTATTTTTCACCGACACTGCCTTCTGGCAGCCTGCCAATGTTTAATGCCGTGTACGTAACCCGTATTGTAAAGTCAGCCACAGGGATAAAAATTGCGGACGAGCTAACCGCTGCCCCCGCCACCACGGCCAATGTTGTGAGAGCAGATATAACGGCTACCAATGGCGTCATTTTTGCCATTGATCATGTTTTATATACTAAACCCTAA
- a CDS encoding DUF3299 domain-containing protein — protein sequence MKSLVAALVLFSVVLTGFVKSEQPSESGDKFRYRALTGNNPVKITWETLRDVTFKKKWYPEESVYMLYPTFGPNVNKLNGKEVLLTGYILPIDVESNLYALSAFPFSACFFCGGAGPESVVGLKFKKNGRKFKTDERHTLRGVMKLNADNIYELNYNIEGAEIAEE from the coding sequence ATGAAAAGTTTAGTCGCTGCCCTAGTCCTGTTTTCGGTTGTCCTCACAGGATTTGTAAAATCTGAACAACCTTCTGAATCGGGTGATAAATTTCGCTATCGGGCACTTACTGGAAATAACCCCGTGAAAATCACTTGGGAAACCCTGCGTGATGTTACTTTTAAGAAAAAATGGTACCCCGAGGAGTCCGTTTACATGCTTTACCCTACGTTTGGTCCCAATGTCAATAAACTCAATGGTAAGGAAGTATTGTTGACTGGGTATATTTTGCCGATTGATGTAGAATCAAATCTGTACGCGCTTTCGGCCTTTCCGTTCAGTGCGTGTTTCTTCTGCGGCGGGGCGGGTCCAGAATCGGTAGTTGGCTTGAAGTTCAAGAAAAACGGACGTAAATTCAAAACCGACGAACGGCATACCCTACGCGGCGTGATGAAGCTCAATGCCGATAATATCTACGAATTGAACTACAATATCGAAGGGGCCGAAATAGCGGAAGAGTAA
- the pbpC gene encoding penicillin-binding protein 1C, with product MWKAFKLMKEGGQKSSNVLKKWLRPSRFWLFITPFLLFLLLDVAIPFKVSPRYSTLITASDGTILHAFLNDDDKWRLYTELEEITPVLRQTILQKEDRYFYYHPGFNPFALGRAFLKNTMTGRRSSGASTITMQVVRLLEPRQRTYLSKAIELFRAMQLELHYSKDEILQLYLNLIPYGGNIEGMKSASLLYFGKLPQLLSLAEITTLTIIPNRPSSLRLGRKNVFIVQERNKWLRRFEKAALFDKQVIADAINEPLNAYRREAPKLAPHLAFRLRKEHKNTPIIRTAILPTRQAQVEQMTRNYVNRLQSMDIHNAAVIVVNNETMRVEAYVGSADFNNPYDGGQVDGIRAVHSPGSTLKPLLYAIAFDKGMITPKSAINDVPTNFGGFEPENFDRRFNGKVTIEFALANSLNIPAVKVLKELTPSVLIGYLKKSDFQTVKKQSKDLGLSMILGGCGVTLEELTRLFTSFANGGKIHGLNYSADTKKSKGEVLISPESAYLINGILTQITRPDLPNNFDNTYHLPRIAWKTGTSYGKKDAWSIGYNRRYTVGVWVGNFSGVGVPELNGANIATPLLFDVFNAVDYNSPTGWFKPAADITRRKVCAESGDVPSDFCTHQILDYAIMGISSTRKCQHLKWVLTDKNAEISYCTQCIPDSGYVRKLYPNMAPELIAYNELNHIPFQRIPPHNPKCTRVFEVGAPVITSPNDGSEYFLENQELQLACQASNDVREVYWYINDKLIQKTNPQTALFVKPPVGKVKISCSDDKGRNVDVFIKVLSR from the coding sequence ATGTGGAAGGCATTCAAGTTAATGAAAGAAGGTGGCCAAAAATCTTCTAACGTACTGAAAAAATGGCTTCGTCCTTCCCGTTTTTGGCTATTTATAACCCCTTTTCTGCTTTTTTTACTGTTAGATGTTGCGATTCCTTTTAAGGTTTCTCCGCGCTACTCAACGCTTATTACTGCTTCAGATGGGACGATTCTGCACGCCTTTCTGAATGATGATGACAAATGGAGATTGTATACGGAGTTGGAGGAGATTACGCCCGTACTTCGACAAACTATTCTCCAAAAAGAAGACCGTTATTTTTATTATCATCCTGGATTTAACCCCTTTGCCTTAGGGCGGGCTTTCCTTAAAAATACAATGACAGGGCGTAGAAGCTCAGGCGCTTCTACAATTACGATGCAGGTAGTGCGTTTGTTGGAGCCTCGACAGCGCACGTATTTGAGCAAAGCAATTGAGCTTTTCAGGGCGATGCAGTTGGAATTGCATTATTCCAAAGACGAAATTTTGCAACTCTACCTCAATCTAATTCCTTACGGTGGCAATATTGAAGGCATGAAATCAGCGTCTTTACTGTATTTTGGAAAACTACCGCAGTTGCTGAGTTTGGCCGAAATCACAACGTTGACCATCATTCCTAATCGCCCTTCAAGTTTGCGATTGGGTCGAAAAAATGTCTTTATTGTTCAGGAACGAAACAAATGGCTTCGTCGATTTGAAAAAGCCGCCTTGTTTGATAAACAAGTCATTGCCGATGCCATCAACGAACCCCTGAATGCCTATCGTCGCGAAGCGCCCAAGTTGGCTCCTCATTTGGCATTTCGTTTGAGAAAAGAGCATAAAAATACGCCCATTATCCGAACTGCAATTTTGCCGACCCGGCAGGCACAGGTAGAGCAAATGACCCGAAATTATGTCAATCGACTGCAAAGTATGGACATTCACAATGCTGCGGTCATTGTGGTCAATAATGAAACCATGCGCGTGGAAGCCTACGTAGGCTCGGCTGATTTTAACAATCCGTACGATGGCGGACAGGTGGATGGTATCAGAGCGGTACACTCGCCGGGTAGTACCCTAAAGCCCCTGCTCTACGCCATTGCGTTTGACAAAGGAATGATTACGCCCAAGTCAGCCATCAATGATGTGCCGACCAATTTCGGTGGTTTTGAGCCAGAAAACTTTGACCGTCGTTTCAATGGAAAAGTGACGATTGAGTTTGCTTTGGCCAATTCGCTCAATATTCCGGCCGTGAAGGTGTTAAAAGAACTGACCCCGAGTGTTTTGATTGGTTATCTGAAAAAATCAGATTTTCAAACCGTGAAAAAACAGTCCAAAGACTTGGGGCTTTCCATGATTTTGGGCGGTTGTGGAGTCACGTTAGAAGAGCTGACGCGCCTTTTTACAAGTTTTGCCAATGGAGGAAAAATACACGGTTTAAATTATTCGGCAGATACCAAAAAATCAAAAGGAGAAGTACTTATTTCTCCCGAATCGGCCTATTTGATTAACGGGATTTTAACCCAAATTACTCGTCCTGATTTGCCCAACAATTTTGATAATACCTACCATTTGCCGCGTATTGCGTGGAAGACAGGGACTTCCTATGGTAAAAAAGACGCTTGGAGCATTGGCTACAACCGCCGTTATACTGTCGGCGTGTGGGTAGGAAATTTTTCGGGTGTGGGCGTCCCCGAACTCAATGGGGCCAACATTGCCACCCCGCTATTGTTTGATGTCTTCAACGCTGTTGATTATAATTCGCCTACGGGCTGGTTCAAACCCGCCGCCGATATTACGCGCCGAAAAGTATGCGCTGAAAGCGGCGACGTACCGAGCGATTTTTGTACGCACCAAATCCTCGACTACGCCATCATGGGCATCTCGTCCACGCGTAAATGCCAACATTTGAAATGGGTATTGACCGATAAAAACGCTGAAATTTCGTACTGTACTCAGTGTATTCCCGACAGCGGCTACGTGCGGAAATTATACCCAAACATGGCCCCCGAATTAATTGCCTACAACGAATTAAACCATATTCCTTTCCAACGAATTCCGCCGCATAATCCGAAATGTACACGCGTGTTTGAGGTAGGTGCCCCCGTAATTACGAGCCCGAATGATGGGAGTGAATATTTCCTCGAAAATCAGGAGTTGCAGTTGGCCTGTCAGGCCAGCAACGACGTACGGGAGGTCTACTGGTACATCAATGATAAATTGATTCAAAAAACAAACCCACAGACAGCTTTGTTTGTAAAGCCCCCTGTGGGAAAAGTAAAAATATCCTGTAGCGACGATAAGGGCCGAAACGTGGACGTATTTATAAAAGTGCTGAGTCGGTAA
- a CDS encoding DUF4286 family protein: MILHSVTVNIDKALELEWLQWMKNVHIPEIMATGLPMGNKVLKLLTEIDNEGTTFSCQYYFQTMEDYFTFDQLHAKEFQDKHHLRFLNRYVSFRTLLEEV; encoded by the coding sequence ATGATTCTTCACAGTGTTACTGTAAACATAGATAAGGCCTTGGAGTTGGAATGGCTGCAATGGATGAAAAACGTTCATATCCCCGAGATTATGGCCACAGGATTGCCGATGGGCAATAAGGTATTAAAGCTGTTGACCGAAATAGACAACGAAGGAACGACCTTCTCGTGTCAGTACTATTTTCAGACCATGGAAGATTATTTTACTTTCGACCAACTCCACGCAAAAGAATTTCAGGATAAACATCACCTACGTTTTCTGAATAGATATGTTTCTTTCCGAACGTTGTTGGAGGAAGTATAA